From the genome of Deinococcus sp. AJ005, one region includes:
- a CDS encoding FAD-dependent oxidoreductase: protein MTRILVIGGGIAGASVAYFLSKLGAQVTVIDAGIHAASSVPSALINPVRGQSGGVDTRALEGMRLTWELLRELEVAGFHVPNGQTGMLRPVPDDKSRARFERNLPPELPHRWLSRGELPVPLPPAWAHALWLPEGGWVDGAAFTRVLLEASGVAVIRGQAASWTAHSAKLREADGPTLPTFHAVIHCGGSIGSGWAGEDRTQRLGTLLTLDRAATDVPLSFGAYLAPSAQGGVLGATYETPAQGWQTPTLPLASLGWLLGKGEALADLSGVNVTGRWTGSRLSGLKTGRGEDGVWHLSGLSSKGFLLGPLLARELAGQIVEAKK from the coding sequence GTGACCCGGATTCTGGTAATCGGCGGCGGCATCGCTGGAGCATCTGTCGCTTATTTTCTTTCAAAACTCGGCGCACAGGTCACGGTCATCGATGCGGGAATCCACGCGGCCAGTTCGGTGCCGTCTGCCCTGATCAACCCGGTCCGCGGGCAGTCGGGCGGCGTGGACACGCGGGCGCTGGAGGGAATGCGGCTGACCTGGGAACTGCTCCGCGAGTTGGAGGTGGCAGGTTTTCACGTCCCGAATGGTCAAACAGGGATGCTGCGCCCTGTTCCCGACGATAAATCCCGCGCCCGCTTCGAGCGCAACCTCCCGCCTGAATTGCCGCACCGCTGGTTGAGCCGGGGTGAGTTGCCCGTGCCGCTGCCCCCCGCCTGGGCACATGCCTTGTGGCTGCCGGAGGGCGGCTGGGTGGACGGCGCGGCCTTCACGCGGGTCTTGCTGGAGGCTTCGGGCGTAGCGGTGATCCGGGGGCAGGCGGCGAGTTGGACGGCGCATTCGGCAAAACTGCGGGAAGCGGACGGCCCCACGCTCCCCACCTTTCACGCCGTGATCCATTGCGGCGGCTCCATCGGCTCAGGCTGGGCGGGCGAGGACCGCACACAGCGCCTGGGCACGCTGCTCACGCTGGACCGGGCGGCGACAGACGTGCCCCTGAGTTTCGGCGCGTATCTGGCTCCATCCGCGCAGGGCGGCGTGCTGGGCGCGACATACGAGACTCCTGCTCAGGGGTGGCAGACCCCGACGCTGCCGCTGGCCTCTCTGGGCTGGCTGCTGGGCAAGGGCGAGGCGCTGGCGGACCTGAGCGGCGTGAACGTGACTGGGCGCTGGACCGGTTCGCGCCTCTCCGGGCTGAAGACTGGGCGGGGCGAGGACGGCGTGTGGCATCTGTCGGGCCTGAGCAGCAAGGGCTTTTTGCTGGGTCCACTGCTGGCACGCGAGCTGGCGGGGCAGATTGTAGAAGCTAAAAAATAG